The window AGTTGGTTCGCCACATTCGGCCAATCGGCGCCATAACTGACGATACTCACATGGGATTCAATATAGTGGCTCGACGGCATTATCAATCGCCACCACTGCGCCAATTGCGGCATATCATGGGTGGGGAAAGTGATCCCCATAAAGGCAAAAGCGGGCGCAAATAAGGCTGTGCAAAAACTGATAACCCGCGCACTGTCACGCATTACCACAAAGATTAATAACACCACACTCCAGACCGCCAGCAACATCACTAATTGCGCTAACAGCAATAGGGCTAAACTGCCCGCCATCGGCAGCGCGAGATACAAGTACAGCCAAGCTAAAATAAAGCCGCCCTGCAGCATCAATATCGGCGTAAGCAACACTAATTTCGCCAGCACCTTAGGCCAAAAATGCTCGGTTAAGGTATTCGATATGCCATTGACCTGAGTCATGGGCGCGAGATGCAGCTCTCGATTTAAGCTGTTGGCCATGACCAACATAGATAATAACTGCCACAGCGCCACGAGCACTGGCGGCACTAAGAAGCCTATATAGTTGTTATTTCGATTAAACAAAGCCGTTGTCTGGCTTTTGATTGGGCTTAAATTGACTGCCACTTGGGATTTAGGCGTGCCGTTGGCGAGCTGTTTTAAGCCCGCAACTTGCAACAAACCATCACCCAGACTCAACTGAATTTGGCTTGAGAGTAACTTACCCACCAGCAAAAATTGACTGTTGTAGCGCACATCTATGGTGGGCTTGTGGCCAGTGAGCAAATCTTTTTTCATATCATAGGGAAAGACCACGATAGCGTAGACTTTCGCCTGCTGCATCGCCGACACGGCCGCGGCTAAATCGGTGAAGTTTTGTGGCTCAGTCACAGGATTAGCCTTCAGCTGACGGGTCAGCATACGGCTTAATTGACTGTGGTCTTGATCGACAATCGCCACTGGCAGTTGTCTCGGTAAGCCTGCACTGAATAGCCACCACAGGCAGAAAATCCCGATCAGCGGAATATAACTGATCAGCGCCAACTGCCAAGGATCGCGCCACAGCGCACTGAGCTCACGGCGAATTA of the Shewanella baltica genome contains:
- a CDS encoding ABC transporter permease — protein: MALLIALIRRELSALWRDPWQLALISYIPLIGIFCLWWLFSAGLPRQLPVAIVDQDHSQLSRMLTRQLKANPVTEPQNFTDLAAAVSAMQQAKVYAIVVFPYDMKKDLLTGHKPTIDVRYNSQFLLVGKLLSSQIQLSLGDGLLQVAGLKQLANGTPKSQVAVNLSPIKSQTTALFNRNNNYIGFLVPPVLVALWQLLSMLVMANSLNRELHLAPMTQVNGISNTLTEHFWPKVLAKLVLLTPILMLQGGFILAWLYLYLALPMAGSLALLLLAQLVMLLAVWSVVLLIFVVMRDSARVISFCTALFAPAFAFMGITFPTHDMPQLAQWWRLIMPSSHYIESHVSIVSYGADWPNVANQLSGYWGFICLLPLIYLLSRKLLPITITANTIVTAYDSDAALPAKGQ